A region of the Stutzerimonas stutzeri genome:
TTCCCAGCCTGGGAGAAGGCGTCGGGTGTGCTCATGGTCGGCTTCCATTTTTTGTTAATGGTGGGCTGCAGGTCGTTCGGACCCAATTGGACGTAAGTCTAGTCACCTCAAGGGGCGGGGGAGCTGATCAAGGTCAGCCTCATGTTTCGCGCTGTTGCGGGGAATTTGAGACATGAAAAAGCCGGCCACTGGGGCCGGCTCCTTTGTTTCGTCATTTCGCTTAGGGCAGGGTGAAAAGCACCTTGACCGAACCGTTTACCGCCGAGCTGTCGACGTAACCGACGGCATCGGCTTCGGCGGCGACCTTGGCCACCACTGCGGCGTCGTCAGCGACGCTGGGCAGCGGCTGACCCTTACCGGTGAAGATCAGCCCGGACCAATAAGACTTGAGCTGCGACTCGTTCTTGTTGGTGACGCCTGCATAGAAGGCTTCCTTGGTAGGATTCCAGCCGGCCTGATCGACGCCTTTCATGGACTTGTCCTTGCCCAGGAAAATGTTGGCAACTTCGGATTGCGATGGCGCCTTGGCTGCGCCGGGATTGCCGATCACGGCAACCTCGGCCTGAGCCAGGGAAACCATGCTGATCAGCGCGGTGCCGCAAAGGATGCGAATGGATGCTCTCATCGGGACGCTCCTCAGAATACGAAATCAACGCCGACGGAAACGATGTCGCCGTCGTAGTTGCGGGCGGGAGCAATGCCTACGGCATTTTCGAACACTTCCTGCGCATTGCGGGTGAAGACGCCGTCATAACCGTTCTTGGTGTCGACGCGCTTGTACTCGCCCTTTACCACTACGGTCGGCGCTGCCTGATAGTTCAGGCCCAGGGTCCAGGAGCTCTGACGGCCACCGTTGTCGTCCAGCTGTGCGTAGGTTAGGTGCGGCAGGAAATCACCGAAACGACGGCCGCCCATCAGGTAGAACGAGTCGATGGATTCCATGTCATCGTTCTCGATCATGCGCGAGGTCCACTCATTGCTGCTGACCCAGGTGCCGTTGTCGTACTGGTAGCCGATCGAGGTGAACTTGCCTTTCTCCTTGTTCAGTTCCAGCAGGCTCAGTGGCAGCATTACGCCGCCGCCGACGTCCACCGTACCGCTGATATCCGTCTTGATATCCGCCTCGACATAGCCGATGCGCAGCATGCCGAAATCGTTGGTGGCCAGGCTGATGCTGGCGCCGAAGAGGTTGCCGTAGTCGATATCGAACTGCTCGTCGTATGCGTAGTAGTCACGGTTCTTCGCCTGACCGCCAGCGACCTGGAAAGTCACCGAACCGTACGACAGCGGCACGGTGTAGACCGCATCGACGCCTTCGTAGTTGGTGACCTGCACCTGGCTGTAAACCTCGTCAGGCAGACGCAGCCACGGATAGCTGTAGCCGACGTCGAGGCTTTCGGAATACATGTACACCGGGCTGCGCAGGCGGCCGGCACGGAGCATCAGCTGGTCGGTGGCCTGCAGCGACAGGTATGCCCACTCGAGGTTGGCTTTCCACTCGTCCTGCTGCGCTTTGGCGGTCGCCTGGACGGTCACGCCGACGGTGTCGGTGATGCCGTAGCTCAGTTGAGCGCCGAACTTGGACAGCTGATCACCGCGCCAGGAGTCGGTGGTTTGGCCCTGACCGCCGTAGCTGCGACCTTCATCTTCGCCGCCCAGGTGGGTGAAACCGACGGTACCAAAACCGTTGAAGCGATGTTCACCCTGTTCCAGGGCGAAGGCAGGGGTGGCGGCCAGGCAGACAGCTGCCAGACCGGCGACACGAAATGCAGTCATTTGATGCTCCAAAAAATCGTTAAACACGGAATTGGCCCGTAGCCGCGTGCAGGTGGTCTCCGGTACTCACCAATTGCTCGCCAAGGCGGGCGGTGGCTTCGGCGCCGTTAGCGGTTGCTTGTGCGTCCTGCTGCAACACTTGAGTTTCTTGTTGGATGGAACTCGACAGGCCGATCTGCTCCTGTGTGAACTGAGCGATGCCGGCGTTGAGTTCGTCGATCTGGTTGACCGTGCGTGCAATGGCTTCCAGCAGCTGCGTAGCCTCGATGGAACGTTCGATGCTGGCGCGGGATTTCTCGCCGTTGCTGGTCATAACGTTGAGCACGGTGTTGGCGCTGTTCTGCAGGCGCTGGATGATCTGCTGGATCTCGGCGGTGGATGCTGCGGTCTTCTGCGCCAGGTTGCGCACCTCATCGGCGACGACCGCGAAGCCGCGGCCTTGCTCGCCAGCGCGGGCGGCTTCGATGGCGGCGTTGAGTGCCAACAGATTGGTCTGCTCGGCGATGCTGCGGATCACGGTCAGTACCGAACCGACTTCTTGGGTTTCTTCCTCGAGCTGTTCCATGGCCTTGACCGCGCCCATCACGCTGTCACCCAGGTCACTGATGCCGGTCGACAGGCTGCCGACATGCTCACGTGCGGTGGCGGCCTGGCGCGCTGCGGAGTTGGCCTCGTCGGAAGCCTGCTGCGAGCGCTGCGCCACTTCCTGAATGCTGCCGGTCATGGTGAGGATGTCGCGGGTGATCGAGTCGGTGTGGTGCTGTTGCGACTTGGCGTTTTCTTCCGAGCCCTGTGTCAGCTTGTACAGCTCCTTGGAGACCTGGCTCAGCGGGGTGGCGGCATCGATGATCTGGCGAATGGTGCGTTGCAGCTTGTCGAGGAAGCTGTTGAACAGCTCGATCATCGCGCCGATTTCGTCGTTGGATTGGACGTTTACGCGTTGCGTCAGATCACCATCGCCGCGAGCGATTGACTGCAATGAAGTGATCACGCCGCGGATGTTGACCATCACACTGCGAATCACCAGCCAGGCGCCAAGGCTGACCAGCACGACCAGCACCAGACTGAGGATAATGCCCAACCGCGTGGTGTCGGCGTTGGCTTCGCGGGTCTCTACCAGGGTCTGCTGGAAATCCTCGTAAGCCTGCGCACGGAAGTCGCTGCCAAGCTTCTGCGCCTGCGCCAGGTCACTAGCCATGCGATCCAGGCTAGGGCGCAGATCATCGAACGACGCACTGCCGTCGATCAGCTTGGTCGAGGCGGCGAGCGCATTGTCGGCGTAGTCGCGCACGGCCTTACGCCAGTCGCCCAGCGCCTGATGCTGCTGTCGCTAATCGCTCAGCAAGCTCGCCAGAGATTGCTGCTGCGTATCGATCTGCTGTAGCACCTCGCGGGCTTCGTCGAGGATGCCCGCTTCACCCGCTGCGACCGCGTTGTTCAGCAGAGCCGGCACGCGGGAAAACTGGAAGATCACCGCATCTGGCTTCTCCAGCGTGGGATAGCCGCGCGTCTCGAGAAACACCAGGCGCGAGTCGGTAGCCGAGAGCTGAAGCGAGGTATAGGCCACATACAAAACGAGCCCGAACAGGGCCACCGCTGGTACCAATGAAAGCTTGGCGGTCAGCGAGAAGTTTTTCAGCATGCATCGACTCCAGGAAGGCTATGAATACGAGGAGAGCGCTTAGTGGCCAAATGGCATCATATTGTGATTGTGACCGAAAAGGCGTTTCTGGTCACGTTATCGGTTGTAACAGAATTATCTTGAGCACCGTTCGGCGGTTTCGAGGCACAAAAAAACCGCCCCGGAGGGCGGCTTCTTTTGCACCTATTTCGCGGGTTACAGGCCGTTTTTGGCCTTGAACTCGCGGCGGCGGCGGTGCAGTACCGGCTCGGTGTAGCCGTTGGGCTGCTTGGTGCCTTCGAGGACCAGCTCCAGGGCAGCCTGGAAGGCCACGCTGTTGTCGAAGTCCGGCGCCATCGGGCGGTACAGCGGATCACCCTGGTTCTGACGGTCAACCACCGGCGCCATGCGCTTGAGGCTTGCGAGCACCTGATCCTTGGTAACGACGCCATGACGCATCCAGTTGGCTACGTGCTGGCTGGAGATACGCAGGGTGGCGCGGTCTTCCATCAGCGCGATGTCGTTGATGTCCGGCACCTTGGAGCAACCGACGCCCTGTTCGACCCAGCGGACCATGTAGCCGAGGATGCCCTGCGAGTTGTTGTCCAGCTCGTTCTGTTTCTCTTCCTCGCTCCAGTTGGTGTCTTGCGCCAGCGGGATGGTGAGGATGTCGTCGATGGACGCCTTCTCGCGCTTGGCCAGTTCGACCTGACGCGCCTGCACGTCGATCTTGTGGTAGTGCATGGCGTGCAGGGTGGCAGCGGTCGGCGACGGTACCCAGGCGGTGTTGGCGCCGGCCATGGGGTGGCCGACCTTCTGCTCGAGCATCGCGGCCATCAGGTCAGGCATGGCCCACATGCCCTTGCCGATCTGCGCCTTGCCCTGCAGGCCGCAGGCCAGACCGACGTCGACGTTGTTGTTCTCGTAGGCGCTGATCCACTTCTCGGCTTTCATGGCCGCCTTGCGCACCATCGGGCCGGCTTCCATGGAGGTATGGATTTCGTCGCCGGTGCGGTCGAGGAAGCCGGTGTTGATGAACACCACGCGCTCGCGCGCTTCCTTGATGCAGGCCTTGAGGTTGATCGTGGTACGACGCTCCTCGTCCATGATGCCGACCTTGAGGGTGTTGCGCGGCA
Encoded here:
- a CDS encoding porin encodes the protein MTAFRVAGLAAVCLAATPAFALEQGEHRFNGFGTVGFTHLGGEDEGRSYGGQGQTTDSWRGDQLSKFGAQLSYGITDTVGVTVQATAKAQQDEWKANLEWAYLSLQATDQLMLRAGRLRSPVYMYSESLDVGYSYPWLRLPDEVYSQVQVTNYEGVDAVYTVPLSYGSVTFQVAGGQAKNRDYYAYDEQFDIDYGNLFGASISLATNDFGMLRIGYVEADIKTDISGTVDVGGGVMLPLSLLELNKEKGKFTSIGYQYDNGTWVSSNEWTSRMIENDDMESIDSFYLMGGRRFGDFLPHLTYAQLDDNGGRQSSWTLGLNYQAAPTVVVKGEYKRVDTKNGYDGVFTRNAQEVFENAVGIAPARNYDGDIVSVGVDFVF